A stretch of Gemmatimonas aurantiaca T-27 DNA encodes these proteins:
- a CDS encoding ABC transporter permease, whose translation MLRLLPGDPLSQSIEQRGRTPEARAALRARYALDASLMEQGAVYLSRVVRGDLGTSLIDGRPIAPDVARAAALSLQLAVPALLGAAALGLLLGSARGWFADHRGIRAVFHAVTALTVLPEFMVALGLLLVFAVKVRWFPVGGVSDPIVAYTGDAGSRVLDRLHHLILPAGSLALAWSAVVARQQAIATQSARQSLATRAALSRGVAPLSLWMRYGARVALPSSVTTIGMMFPALVSGTIVAETIFSWPGLGRLIVLGIGTRDYPLVVGALLVTSTLLALASVATELMLAWADPRTGLPARSDTRTAVLTS comes from the coding sequence ATGTTGCGCCTGCTTCCCGGTGATCCGCTCTCGCAGTCCATCGAGCAGCGTGGACGCACGCCGGAAGCGCGCGCCGCGTTGCGGGCGCGCTATGCACTCGATGCCTCCCTCATGGAGCAGGGCGCCGTGTACCTGTCACGCGTCGTGCGTGGCGATCTGGGCACGTCACTCATTGACGGACGTCCCATTGCCCCCGACGTCGCGCGCGCCGCGGCGCTGAGCCTGCAACTGGCAGTGCCTGCGCTGCTGGGTGCCGCAGCCCTCGGGCTGCTGTTGGGAAGCGCTCGGGGATGGTTCGCCGATCATCGCGGAATTCGCGCCGTCTTTCATGCGGTCACCGCGCTCACGGTATTGCCCGAGTTCATGGTGGCGCTGGGACTGCTGTTGGTTTTTGCCGTGAAAGTACGGTGGTTCCCCGTGGGTGGTGTGTCGGATCCGATCGTGGCCTACACCGGTGATGCGGGGTCGCGTGTGCTCGATCGCCTGCATCACCTCATACTGCCCGCTGGCTCGCTCGCACTGGCGTGGTCGGCCGTGGTGGCCAGACAACAAGCGATTGCCACGCAGTCGGCCCGTCAGTCGCTTGCCACACGCGCGGCACTCTCACGTGGGGTCGCGCCTCTGTCCCTGTGGATGCGATATGGCGCGCGCGTGGCATTGCCATCCAGTGTGACGACCATTGGCATGATGTTTCCGGCACTCGTCAGCGGTACGATCGTGGCCGAAACAATCTTCAGTTGGCCAGGACTCGGGCGGCTGATCGTACTCGGTATCGGCACACGAGACTATCCGTTGGTGGTTGGCGCTTTGCTCGTCACATCGACGCTGCTGGCATTGGCCAGTGTGGCTACGGAACTCATGCTCGCATGGGCCGATCCTCGTACTGGTTTGCCGGCACGCTCTGATACACGTACCGCGGTGCTCACGTCATGA
- a CDS encoding diguanylate cyclase codes for MSHPPLQLGTFHELVALAQREEKAGHRLAARNAYESALRQFTRPEDARETSDVLRWIARTYIADGDGAAALECLDAALTVAEAWHDHAAAGHAFNVQAVVHWQTGDLDEAERLYLLARQRALHAGDAKLAAMTAQNLGVLANIRGDFALAERQYRVSLDDYRSLGLMTDVCVALNNLGLLYIAQKRWEDAEDALLEGVRVCEPLNDVNVRLQLDINLAELWVAQGEYARAHGAVTAAQAAAVQLGDGSAIAKSTKLLGVIASNTGKYDEAEQHLLQAEEVATARGEKLLLAEIARDRAALARRTGRNRDVLQQLNRAHRLFSHLRAQSELRDIGSRVEQLEQEFVHVARRWGESIEAKDRYTQGHCQRVAELACAIAEVSGMDQTSLFWFRIGALLHDVGKLVIPEEVLNKPGKLDDTEWALMKSHTTAGAEMLNEIEFPWDVRPMVESHHERWDGLGYPHGLAGNDIPLVARILTIADVYDALTSVRSYKRALTHDETMAILRKDVGTFFDPMVFAWFEQIEGEWARRSHTVESPLDNRQEEQVATVDSSAPALDELTGVALRRAFRQTASRTLEARHTTGRPVALLILDVDQLGVVNEQFGTGAGDLVLQHVAQAIRATVRPADFVGRYAGDEFVVLLSGVRFEEATRVAERIRATVAATSIALPPALTNVEQAVPIVVSVSLGVACAPQHGTTLDALFGAADNALYQAKHAGRNQVVPASRLQGGRQQLVLQTVVGRESERTRLREHFANASRGQPSVVLVTGEAGVGKSTLLKQLGPDLGVRGGAFLIGHCLETDMATPYGPWCDILLAMHRSGLLPQREWPYLAHLVPELGTPAPATEGRAFARALHEELEECLRLAATQRPLVLMFDDLQWADPRSWDALEYLVTRLNDHRLLLGLTLRPESALPEAERRVRRLTRSERCTTLRLRRLSEADLTHWLRDALGGQTPPPALLTAIFTRSEGNALFAVQLLRAMTDDGQLQWTSDGWTYRDDSSSALPAAIGDLLAQRVESLSRPHREILALAAILGREFDPSVLVAACDAAESTVHEALDEGLSSSVLITTEHLQHTLAFAHGLLTELLLAEVNPLRRQQLHARVAQAVATREAADSGTLARHYDRAGMSSQAFSAAIEASEQAHRVFAYEMAIEWCRVAQRHAHTAADKADVEFRLATVAEAAAQLAQAEVHCDRALSEYADATAAAGRTLTIGRMRERLRLQRGVDYRAVLEACTALHATALAVGNHAEEVALRIMMSSVLQQSGTIVEADRMAREAVAAAERLEQPAVLAGALLRLGSVLLAESPESAIPHYRRSLDLSLSVGDRHGQLRCHINIGTACDRAGNHPAAEVSFLTACELARELRATDLGGVAALNLGVLLMKTGRGEPARQRFSDALRDFESIKHDRYRLAALYNLAHLSRLENDAAAALELYDTCALLAANIGHQDVEIGALAGAGLAELDLNSVPAAEQLAERVEAMLSTRFAWFQGRELVEALQLRLEARRVSVSSTRARLLATLSRVEMQDPYAALWLAAECAHVFRVNTADVAAARARLLVQARAHGYTPLVQRLQGDRLPRVSGSMRVIAQAS; via the coding sequence ATGTCGCATCCTCCCCTGCAGCTCGGCACCTTCCACGAACTGGTGGCCTTGGCGCAGCGAGAGGAAAAGGCCGGGCATCGGCTCGCCGCGCGCAATGCGTATGAATCCGCGCTGCGGCAATTCACCCGCCCGGAAGACGCCCGGGAAACCAGTGATGTATTGCGCTGGATCGCCCGCACATACATTGCCGACGGCGACGGTGCGGCGGCGCTCGAATGCCTCGACGCGGCGCTCACCGTGGCCGAAGCCTGGCACGACCACGCCGCGGCCGGCCATGCCTTCAATGTGCAGGCCGTGGTGCACTGGCAGACCGGTGACCTCGACGAAGCGGAACGCTTGTATCTGCTGGCGCGTCAGCGTGCCTTGCACGCCGGTGATGCCAAGCTGGCCGCCATGACGGCGCAGAATCTGGGCGTGCTGGCCAATATCCGCGGTGATTTTGCGCTCGCCGAACGGCAGTATCGTGTGAGTCTCGACGACTATCGGTCACTCGGACTCATGACCGACGTGTGTGTGGCCCTCAACAATCTCGGGCTGCTCTACATCGCGCAGAAGCGTTGGGAAGACGCCGAAGATGCGCTGCTGGAAGGCGTGCGCGTATGCGAGCCGCTCAACGATGTGAACGTCCGTCTGCAGTTGGACATCAATCTGGCCGAACTATGGGTGGCGCAGGGTGAGTATGCCCGCGCACACGGCGCCGTGACGGCTGCGCAGGCCGCTGCCGTGCAGTTGGGCGACGGTTCCGCCATCGCGAAGTCCACCAAGCTGCTCGGCGTCATCGCCAGTAACACCGGCAAGTACGACGAGGCTGAGCAACACCTCCTGCAGGCCGAAGAAGTGGCCACCGCCCGCGGCGAGAAGCTCCTGCTGGCCGAAATTGCCCGGGACCGGGCCGCGCTGGCGCGCCGTACGGGACGTAACCGCGATGTACTGCAGCAACTCAATCGCGCCCACCGTTTGTTCTCGCATCTCCGGGCACAGTCGGAGCTGCGCGATATCGGCTCACGTGTGGAACAGCTCGAACAGGAGTTTGTGCACGTAGCGCGGCGTTGGGGTGAGTCGATTGAAGCCAAGGATCGGTACACCCAAGGGCATTGCCAGCGCGTCGCAGAACTGGCGTGCGCGATCGCGGAAGTCAGTGGCATGGACCAGACCTCGTTGTTCTGGTTCCGTATCGGCGCACTCCTGCATGACGTGGGCAAGCTGGTCATTCCGGAAGAAGTGCTCAACAAACCCGGCAAGCTGGACGACACCGAGTGGGCGCTCATGAAGAGCCACACCACGGCCGGCGCCGAGATGCTGAACGAGATCGAATTCCCGTGGGATGTGCGTCCCATGGTGGAATCGCATCATGAGCGATGGGACGGCCTGGGGTATCCCCATGGTCTGGCGGGCAACGATATCCCGTTGGTGGCACGCATCCTCACCATCGCCGATGTGTACGATGCGCTGACGTCGGTACGCAGCTACAAACGCGCACTGACGCACGACGAAACCATGGCCATCCTGCGAAAGGATGTGGGCACGTTCTTCGATCCGATGGTGTTTGCCTGGTTCGAACAGATCGAGGGGGAATGGGCGCGCCGTTCGCACACCGTGGAATCTCCGCTGGACAATCGCCAGGAGGAGCAAGTCGCCACGGTGGACAGTTCGGCGCCCGCGCTCGACGAACTGACGGGCGTGGCGCTGCGGCGCGCGTTTCGCCAGACGGCGTCGCGCACGCTGGAAGCGCGTCACACCACCGGCCGACCGGTGGCACTGCTCATCCTCGATGTGGACCAACTCGGCGTCGTGAACGAACAGTTCGGGACGGGTGCTGGAGATCTGGTGCTGCAGCATGTGGCCCAGGCCATCCGTGCGACCGTCCGACCCGCAGACTTTGTAGGCCGTTACGCGGGCGATGAGTTTGTGGTGCTGTTGTCCGGCGTGCGATTCGAGGAAGCCACACGGGTAGCCGAGCGTATTCGCGCGACCGTGGCTGCCACGTCGATCGCCTTGCCGCCCGCGCTCACGAACGTCGAGCAGGCGGTGCCCATTGTCGTATCAGTGTCGCTGGGCGTGGCGTGTGCGCCCCAGCATGGAACCACGCTGGACGCCCTGTTCGGCGCTGCGGACAATGCCCTGTACCAGGCGAAGCATGCCGGCCGCAATCAGGTCGTGCCGGCCTCTCGTCTGCAGGGTGGGCGTCAACAACTCGTGCTGCAAACCGTTGTGGGACGCGAGTCCGAGCGCACACGGCTACGCGAGCACTTTGCCAACGCATCACGCGGACAACCCTCCGTGGTGCTGGTGACTGGTGAAGCAGGCGTCGGCAAGTCGACGCTGCTCAAGCAGCTCGGGCCGGATCTCGGTGTACGGGGTGGAGCGTTCCTTATCGGGCACTGTCTCGAGACGGACATGGCCACGCCCTATGGGCCATGGTGCGACATTCTGCTCGCCATGCACCGCAGCGGCCTGTTGCCGCAGCGGGAATGGCCGTATCTCGCCCATCTGGTTCCCGAACTCGGCACCCCTGCGCCAGCAACGGAAGGACGGGCGTTTGCCCGCGCCCTGCACGAAGAACTCGAGGAGTGCCTGCGATTGGCCGCGACACAGCGGCCGCTGGTACTCATGTTCGACGACCTGCAGTGGGCCGATCCTCGCAGTTGGGACGCACTCGAGTACCTCGTCACGCGGCTCAATGACCATCGCCTGCTGCTCGGCCTCACGCTGCGCCCCGAAAGTGCGTTGCCGGAGGCGGAGCGTCGCGTACGACGACTGACCCGCTCGGAGCGCTGTACCACGCTGCGCCTGCGTCGCCTGTCGGAAGCGGATCTCACGCATTGGCTGCGGGACGCCCTCGGTGGGCAAACACCGCCGCCGGCCTTGCTGACCGCCATCTTCACACGCAGCGAAGGCAATGCCCTCTTCGCCGTGCAGTTGCTGCGCGCCATGACCGACGACGGGCAGTTGCAATGGACCAGCGATGGCTGGACCTACCGCGATGACAGCTCGTCGGCGCTGCCGGCCGCGATCGGCGACCTGCTCGCCCAGCGCGTGGAGTCCCTGTCGCGCCCGCACCGCGAAATTCTCGCGTTGGCTGCGATCCTGGGTCGTGAATTCGACCCCAGTGTGCTGGTGGCGGCATGTGATGCCGCAGAGTCCACGGTGCATGAAGCGCTCGACGAGGGCCTGTCGAGCTCCGTGCTGATCACCACCGAACACCTGCAGCACACGCTCGCGTTTGCCCATGGCTTGCTGACCGAGTTGCTGCTGGCGGAAGTGAATCCATTGCGACGCCAGCAGCTACACGCGCGTGTGGCCCAGGCGGTGGCGACACGAGAGGCCGCAGACTCCGGCACGCTGGCCCGGCACTACGACCGCGCCGGCATGTCATCCCAGGCGTTCAGCGCGGCCATCGAAGCCAGTGAGCAGGCACATCGGGTGTTCGCGTACGAAATGGCCATCGAGTGGTGTCGTGTGGCCCAGCGTCACGCACACACCGCGGCCGACAAGGCCGATGTGGAATTTCGCCTGGCCACCGTCGCCGAAGCCGCCGCGCAGTTGGCGCAGGCGGAAGTGCACTGCGACCGGGCCTTGAGTGAGTACGCCGATGCGACCGCGGCAGCGGGTCGCACGCTGACCATCGGCCGTATGCGGGAACGCCTGCGGCTGCAGCGCGGCGTGGACTATCGCGCGGTGCTGGAGGCCTGCACGGCATTGCATGCCACGGCACTGGCCGTCGGGAATCACGCTGAAGAGGTGGCCCTGCGCATCATGATGTCTTCGGTGCTGCAGCAATCAGGCACGATCGTCGAAGCGGATCGCATGGCGCGAGAGGCCGTGGCGGCAGCCGAGCGTCTGGAACAACCGGCTGTGCTGGCCGGCGCGCTGCTGCGTCTGGGCTCCGTGTTGCTCGCGGAGAGTCCGGAGTCGGCCATCCCACACTACCGGCGCTCTCTCGATCTGTCGTTGTCCGTGGGTGATCGTCATGGACAGTTGCGTTGCCATATCAACATCGGCACCGCCTGTGATCGCGCGGGCAATCACCCGGCAGCCGAAGTATCGTTCCTGACGGCCTGTGAGCTCGCCCGTGAATTGCGCGCCACGGACCTGGGAGGTGTGGCAGCACTCAACCTCGGAGTGTTGCTCATGAAAACGGGCCGAGGAGAGCCGGCGCGTCAACGATTCAGCGATGCCCTGCGAGACTTCGAATCGATCAAGCACGATCGATATCGACTGGCGGCCCTGTACAATCTGGCCCACCTGTCCCGTCTCGAAAACGACGCAGCGGCGGCACTCGAGCTGTACGACACCTGTGCACTGCTGGCCGCCAACATCGGTCACCAGGACGTGGAAATCGGTGCACTCGCCGGCGCAGGACTGGCAGAACTCGACCTCAACTCGGTGCCGGCCGCCGAGCAACTCGCCGAACGCGTGGAGGCGATGCTCAGCACCCGCTTTGCGTGGTTCCAGGGCCGTGAACTGGTGGAGGCGCTGCAACTGCGGCTCGAGGCGCGTCGCGTGTCGGTTTCGAGCACGCGGGCTCGCCTGTTGGCCACCCTGTCACGCGTGGAGATGCAGGATCCGTATGCCGCACTTTGGCTGGCAGCCGAGTGTGCGCATGTCTTCCGTGTGAACACCGCCGATGTGGCGGCGGCGCGTGCCCGCTTGCTGGTACAGGCACGCGCCCATGGTTACACGCCACTGGTGCAACGACTGCAGGGAGATCGTCTGCCGCGTGTCAGCGGTTCCATGCGCGTGATCGCACAGGCGTCCTGA
- a CDS encoding ABC transporter permease: protein MKTLTRTETVRLPEGHSWLILSLTALSLLVIGAPWIAPHDPASPLDLVHQTLRMPGVDHWLGTDSASRDLLSRVLHGGRTSLTIAMLGTATALAGGVVCAALVQYGGHWLASGMLAIVDAMRGIPRLLMLLAIGAAAGGALTPAPLAVAMGCLAVPLVCRVIHAEMQQLSVRPWSDAAHALGVSPVRTFTHHMLPHLLPMLLGLAVILLGELLAAEAALGVVGLGVPEPTVSWGRMIQDALPDIARAWWPLVVPCAALLGTMLLTATLAERLNSSLVIHD, encoded by the coding sequence ATGAAGACGCTGACGCGCACCGAAACGGTGCGGCTGCCGGAGGGGCACTCCTGGCTGATCCTGTCGTTGACGGCCCTCTCACTGCTGGTCATTGGTGCGCCATGGATTGCCCCACACGACCCGGCTTCACCGCTCGATCTGGTGCATCAGACGCTCCGCATGCCCGGTGTCGATCACTGGCTGGGCACCGACAGCGCCTCACGTGACCTGCTCAGCCGGGTGCTGCATGGTGGACGTACGTCGTTGACCATTGCCATGCTCGGTACAGCGACGGCCCTGGCTGGTGGTGTGGTGTGCGCAGCCCTCGTGCAATACGGCGGACACTGGCTGGCGAGCGGCATGCTGGCGATCGTCGACGCCATGCGTGGAATCCCACGTTTGTTGATGCTGTTGGCTATCGGTGCGGCTGCGGGTGGTGCACTGACACCTGCGCCGCTCGCGGTGGCCATGGGTTGTCTCGCGGTGCCGCTGGTCTGTCGCGTGATTCACGCCGAAATGCAGCAACTCTCCGTGCGTCCGTGGAGCGACGCGGCGCATGCCCTCGGCGTCTCACCTGTCCGCACGTTCACACATCACATGCTGCCACACCTGCTGCCCATGTTGCTCGGCCTCGCCGTCATCCTGCTTGGAGAACTGCTGGCGGCCGAGGCGGCGTTGGGGGTCGTGGGGCTTGGTGTGCCCGAACCGACCGTGAGCTGGGGGCGCATGATCCAGGATGCCTTGCCGGACATTGCCCGGGCCTGGTGGCCACTCGTCGTGCCATGTGCAGCGCTGCTGGGCACCATGCTGCTGACCGCAACGCTTGCCGAACGATTGAATTCCTCGCTGGTGATCCATGACTGA
- a CDS encoding peptide ABC transporter substrate-binding protein has translation MIRRTFMTGIAGGVILVAGCSDAETATKGPSGVLTIATPADADALIPPIVASLQGKQAVDLLFDMLARPTGAIETVGDAGFAPQLASRWSWAADSLSIAFTIDSAARWHDGQPVGASDVVFSYALYTDSSVASPHAGAFAGIDSVTARDASTAVVWWSRRHPEQFFQVAYNLAIMPAHLLSSVPRGALAQSEFARHPIGSGRYRFGAWTRSQMLVFEADTNNYRGAPGIARVIWNVTPDATAASLRVLSGEADLLEAIRLDAYAQAAATKGLALVPYHTLDYAYLAFNFSARSAATQQLFADHAFRVALSASLDRQALVQNVLGELGLVALGPFTRAVPAADTAVAQIAYDTTAADRTLDSLGWSRGANGLRSRSGTPLRFEVIVPASSATRQRMATLMQAQFRARGVDMRIAAIEPAQFFARVGSGDFDAALNMWHADPSPMAVRDVWGSPRGNDVGGNFGRYRNTTVDAAFDTAATTFDPTRRRTLFHRAFAELVRDVPAIWLYEPRNMALMRERVRPTPLRADAWWAGIPDWTVDAGAPAR, from the coding sequence GTGATCCGTCGAACGTTCATGACAGGCATCGCCGGCGGTGTGATACTGGTGGCCGGCTGCTCAGATGCGGAGACGGCCACCAAGGGTCCGTCCGGTGTGCTCACCATCGCCACACCGGCCGACGCCGATGCGCTCATTCCGCCCATTGTGGCGTCGCTGCAGGGCAAGCAGGCGGTCGATCTGTTGTTCGATATGCTGGCCCGTCCGACCGGTGCCATCGAAACGGTGGGCGATGCCGGCTTTGCTCCTCAACTGGCGTCGCGCTGGAGCTGGGCGGCCGATTCGCTGTCCATCGCCTTCACCATCGACTCCGCGGCACGGTGGCATGACGGCCAGCCCGTAGGGGCGAGCGATGTCGTCTTCTCCTATGCGCTGTATACCGACAGCAGTGTAGCCTCTCCGCATGCCGGCGCATTCGCGGGCATCGACTCCGTGACCGCACGCGATGCCTCCACCGCCGTTGTCTGGTGGAGCCGTCGTCATCCGGAACAGTTCTTTCAGGTGGCGTACAATCTCGCCATCATGCCGGCACACCTGTTGTCGTCGGTGCCTCGTGGTGCGCTGGCCCAATCGGAGTTTGCGCGCCATCCGATCGGATCCGGGCGCTATCGCTTCGGCGCATGGACCCGCAGTCAGATGCTGGTCTTCGAAGCGGACACGAACAACTATCGCGGTGCGCCCGGCATCGCCCGCGTGATCTGGAATGTGACGCCCGATGCCACGGCTGCGAGTCTGCGAGTGCTCTCCGGTGAAGCCGATCTGCTGGAGGCCATTCGTCTCGATGCCTACGCGCAAGCCGCTGCCACCAAGGGGCTGGCCCTCGTGCCCTATCACACGCTCGACTACGCGTATCTCGCGTTCAATTTCAGCGCACGCTCCGCCGCGACACAGCAACTGTTTGCCGACCACGCCTTCCGGGTTGCGCTCTCGGCCAGTCTCGACCGCCAGGCTTTGGTGCAGAACGTACTCGGCGAGCTCGGTCTGGTCGCACTCGGACCATTTACCCGCGCGGTGCCTGCGGCTGACACCGCCGTGGCGCAGATCGCCTATGACACCACCGCCGCCGATCGCACGCTGGACTCGCTGGGTTGGAGCCGTGGTGCCAACGGACTCCGGAGCCGTAGCGGTACACCGCTGCGTTTCGAGGTGATTGTCCCGGCATCGAGCGCCACCCGTCAGCGCATGGCCACTCTCATGCAGGCGCAGTTCCGCGCGCGCGGAGTCGACATGCGTATCGCCGCCATCGAGCCAGCGCAGTTCTTCGCACGAGTCGGCAGTGGGGACTTCGACGCGGCGCTCAACATGTGGCACGCCGATCCCAGTCCGATGGCCGTACGGGATGTGTGGGGCTCCCCACGCGGCAATGATGTGGGTGGAAATTTCGGTCGGTATCGCAATACCACGGTGGACGCGGCCTTCGATACCGCCGCCACGACGTTTGATCCGACCCGACGCCGAACACTCTTTCATCGCGCCTTCGCGGAACTCGTGCGTGATGTACCCGCCATCTGGCTGTACGAGCCACGCAACATGGCCCTGATGCGTGAACGCGTGCGTCCCACGCCCCTGCGCGCCGATGCCTGGTGGGCCGGCATTCCCGACTGGACGGTCGATGCGGGAGCGCCTGCGCGGTGA